The Staphylococcus saprophyticus subsp. saprophyticus ATCC 15305 = NCTC 7292 genome contains the following window.
TTAATCTATAATTAATCAAAAAATATAATACATATATGGAGGTAAATCATCATGGATCGTATCAAATGGGAAGAATACTTTATGGCTCAAAGTCATCTTTTGGCTTTGCGTTCTACGTGTGAACGTTTGTCAGTTGGTGCTACTATAGTGAAAGATAATAGAATCATTGCAGGGGGCTATAACGGTTCGGTTTCAGGTGAAGTTCATTGTATTGATGAAGGGTGTTTATTAGAGGATGGCCATTGTATCAGAACAATACACGCTGAGATGAACGCTTTACTTCAATGTGCTAAACAAGGTGTTTCTACAGATGGCGCTACAATCTATGTTACTCATTTCCCTTGTTTGAACTGTACAAAATCAATCATACAATCTGGTATTGATACAATATATTATGCCGAAGATTATCATAACCATACATATGCATTGGAGTTATTGAAACAAGCAGGTATTGAGTATAAAAAAATTTCATTTGATCAAGAGCATGTAGCACAATACTTATTAAATAAATAGCCACGGTTTATTATGGCATAGCATATTTAGTTGGCATTCTTTGGCTACATCTCAAATTTCTTTCAATACTTCTTTTTATATTCCTTATATTTTTACTTAAAATAAAGCAGTTCAAATGGCAGCAAGTTATTATGATTATAATTGTTCCTTTTATAGCTTTTGGATTATTTTATAGGTATTATCATCAAACGTTAGAATTTCAAAATGATATGTTAAGTAAATCTTTAATTGCTAATGCAAAATTTATCACTAAACCTGTCATTAGCGACAATACTCTAAGTGGTAAACTCCAAATTGATAGCGATTATTATCAATATTATTTTAAGCCGAACAGAAAAGTTAAATCTTCGGATTCGTCTGAATTATACCGACGCGATTGTAAAATCCATGGTGCTTTTAAATTTAATGGGGAAGGAATAAGTAGAAAATTATATATCAATATAAAAAGCTTCGATTTATCAAGTTGTAAGTCAATATCAATGGGTTGGATGTCTCTGGTCGATTTACATAAGCAATATATTTATAAGCGTCTTGTTACAGAACACAACGATGATCCAGGTAAAATAATTGCATTGATTACGGGAGATACTTCCAAGATAAAAGACTATCAATTAGATCAAATTAGAGAAATTGGTATTTATCATTTACTAGCAATAAGTGGGACACATATCACAGCTTTAGTTAGTATTATTTTTTATACTTTGACTAAAGTCAGATGTCCCTTATTTTTGATAAAAGCTATTATTTTTATTTTGTTACCCATTTATACTATTTACACTGGTATGGCTCCAAGTGCTATTCGTGCAGTGTTAGTTGCGCTTATTCTTCTATTACTTCCGAAAAAGTTGTACAAACATTCTATGAATGTTCTTTTTGGTGTTTTTATTTTAATCACACTAATTTCTCCACAATTAATATATAATATTGGATTTCAGTTTTCATTTTTTATAACTTTTTGTATTCTTTTTGCACTCCCGATTTTAAAAGACGCTAATATCGTCAAAAGCATGATTTTTGTCAGTGTTATAGCACAACTTTCATCTTCCATTATTAGTGCAGCCCATTTTAATCAAATCCAATGGATAGGTATCTTAGCTAATTTATTCTTTGTTCCGTTTTACACATTTATTTTATTTCCTGCCTCGTTAATTTATTTTGCTTCGCTTCATTTTCCTATTAAAGTTACAATTTTTACAAAATGCCTAAATATATTGCTCTTGATTCATGATTACTTTGTTTCTATTTTTATGAAATTCTCTACTTTAAAATGGTTCACCCCCGAATTATCTTCATTTTTTATTGCGATTGCTGTGTTTCTTATCATTGTTGCACTTATTTTATTCGTTCATAAGCATTATTTTCTTTTTTTATTGATTCTAATAAGCATATTTTTCATTTTAACCATTTTACCGAAATCAAATGATTACAGATTAACTATGTTAAACGTGAACCAAGGAGATGCTATATTATTTGAAACGGATAAACAGGAATCTATGCTTATAGATACTGGGGGTGTATTGATTAAAAAAGGTATGAAAGACAACCACATGCTATCAAAACGAAAGATTCTGCCCACTTTAAAAAAGCATGGTTTACCTAAAATTAATTATTTGATTATTACACACCCACATGTTGATCATATGGGAGAATTAAGCTATCTAATAGGAAAATATCAAATAGATCATATAATAATAAATGCAAATAGCTTTAGCTTAGAACAATTAAAAGCGCTAACGTTACAATGTAAAAAACATAAGGTTAAATTATTAGATTTTAAAACTTTTAATCATATCGTACTTAGCAAAGCAGATATTCGTTTGTTAGATGCTACAATACAAAATTCAGACGATCTAAATGAACATTCTATTATTACCTACATACAATATAATAAATATAAAATGTTATTTATGGGCGATGCTTCAAAACATAATGAATCTCTTTTACTTAATAAGTACAAACTTAATAATTTGGATGTATTAAAAGTAGGTCATCATGGAAGTAAAACAAGTTCTAGTTCTAACTTTGTCAATATAATGCATCCTAAAATCAGCTTAATTTCAGTTGGACAAAATAATAGATATAAATTACCTAGTACCGAAGTTATTACTAGATTGAAAGCAATAGGATCTAAAATATATATGACAAGTCTCTCTGGGGAAGTCACAATTACTTTATCAAATTCGATACAAATTAAATCACAATTTGGTAAATGATTTGGGTAGAGAGAACAAATACTGCGTGATATAATAATTTAATGTGTAATAGAGATGAAAGGGTGCTATATATGAGCAATAATATAATAACAATTTACGGAGAAGTACCTGAACTTATAGAAAAAAAGTCAGCAGAAGAAATAAATAACTATTTAAATGCACCTAAAGATGATTTTAATTTCGTAAAATATAATTTATACGAACATGATTTGGCACCCGTAATAGAAGAATCATTGACCATGCCTTTTTTCTCTGATAAAAAAGTAGTACTTGTTCAAAATGCATACCTATTCACTGGTGAAAAACCTCCTAAAGATTTGAATCATAACATAGATCAACTCATTGAATTTATTGAAAAATATGATGGAGATACGTTGATTATTTTTGAGGTATATCATAGTAAATTAGATGAGCGTAAGAAATTGGTGAAAACATTAAAAAAGAATGCCCAATTAAAAAAAATAGAGCAAATGTCAGAAGAAGAAATTATGCAGTGGATGAAAAAAGAGCTTCATGAAAATTTTAAAGATATCAAACAAGATGCACTTGACCTATTTATAGAATTAACAGGCGTTAATTTTAATATTGTTAAACAAGAACTCGAAAAATTAATCCTTTTCTTAGGTGACAGATCAACAATTAATAAACAAGATGTGTACCAAATTGTTAATAGAAGTTTAGAACAAAATGTGTTTTTACTAACAGATTATATTCAAAAAAATAAAAAATCAAATGCAATTCAATTGGTTAATGATCTGATTGCAATGAAAGAAGAACCAATTAAGTTATTAGCATTAATTACCAGTAATTATCGACTTTTTTATCAGTCTAAAATATTAAGTCAAAAGGGTTATAGTGGTCAACAAATTGCCAAGACAATAAATGTACACCCATACAGAGTAAAATTAGCGCTTAATCAAGCAAGAAACTACCAACTTGAAAATTTGCTAAATATTATAGATTCCTGTGCTGAGACGGATTATAAATTAAAATCATCTTATATGGATAAACATCTCATATTAGAGTTATTTATTTTATCGCTGTAGTTTTAAACAAAGCAATATTATCCCGCTGTGCATACATTAAATTGGGAGTATTTTAAAAGGATACTTATTTAAAAAAAGATATAAAAAAAGTTCAAGCAATTGCTTGAACTTTAATATTATTTAGCAGCTGTCATTAATGATGACTTAATACGAGCAGCTTTGTTGTCGTGGATTAAGTTGCGTTGTGCAGCTTTATCTACTTTTTTCAAAGCAAAACTCAATAAGTCAGCTTTGTTATCAGCATTTGATTCTAAAGCTGAATGAGCTCTTTTAACTGCTGTACGCATTTCATTTTTTTGAGAAATATTACGTTCTTCAGCAGTATGTGTTGTATTAACACGTTTAATTGCAGATTTGATGTTTGGCATGTGTGTCACCTCCTAAAAGTGATCTTCGCTATCAAAATGAATTTGATTACAACAAGAAATATTTTATCAAAACAAGCGACTTTCTGCAATCATTTATTTATGAGCCGCCCGTAAATTCAATATAAATGATATAATAATGTATAAAGTTATGAAACACTTATTCTATAAAATATTCTGATAAAGTGTTAACAAGTGAATTAATATTTTGAATTATTATAAACTAATGGCTTTGCAAGTTTGCAATTAACTTGTAAAAACGTTATTATATCAAAGAATGTCATACATACAAACGGGCTAGAATTATGAAAGTGAGAAGGATAATACATGGATAAACAAGATCGTTATAATCGACGCAAAAATATAAGAAACTTTTCTATTATCGCACATATAGACCATGGTAAATCTACTTTAGCTGATAGAATTTTAGAAAATACTAAATCAGTTGAAACAAGAGACATGCAATCACAGTTGCTAGATTCTATGGATTTAGAGAGAGAACGCGGTATTACTATAAAACTAAACGCAGTACGATTGAAATACGAAGCGAAGGATGGAGAAACATACACGTTCCATTTGATTGATACACCAGGACACGTAGATTTTACATATGAAGTATCTAGATCACTTGCAGCGTGTGAGGGTGCTATTTTAGTAGTGGACGCAGCACAAGGTATTGAGGCACAAACACTAGCTAATGTCTATTTAGCACTGGATAATGATTTAGAGCTTCTACCTGTTATCAATAAAATTGATTTGCCTGCAGCTGAGCCAGAACGCGTTAAACAAGAACTTGAAGACGTTATTGGTATTGATAAAGAGGATGTCGTACTTGCAAGTGCAAAATCAAACATAGGTATTGAAGATATATTGGAAAAAATAGTTGAGGTAGTACCACCACCTGAAGGTGATCCAGAAGCACCTTTAAAAGCTTTAATATTTGATTCTGAGTATGATCCATATAGAGGTGTCATTTCATCCATACGTGTTATGGAAGGCGTTGTTAAAGCTGGAGATCGTATCAAAATGATGGCTACTGGAAAAGAATTTGAAGTAACTGAAGTAGGTATTAACACCCCAAAACAATTATCAGTAGATGAATTAACAGTGGGTGATGTAGGTTATATCATTGCTAGTATTAAAAATGTTGATGATTCCCGTGTAGGTGATACAATCACGCATGCAGAGAGACCTGCTGAAGCGCCACTACAAGGTTATAAAAAAATGAATCCAATGGTATTCTGTGGATTATTCCCTATTGATAACAAAGACTATAACGATTTAAGAGAAGCTTTAGAGAAGCTGCAATTAAACGATGCCTCATTAGAATTTGAACCAGAATCTTCTCAAGCATTAGGTTTTGGCTACCGTACTGGTTTTTTAGGTATGTTACACATGGAAATTATTCAAGAAAGAATTGAACGTGAATTCGGCATTGAATTAATCGCAACTGCGCCATCGGTAATTTACCAATGTATATTAAAATCTGGTGAGGAAGTATCTGTAGATAATCCAGCGAATATGCCAGATCGCGATAAAATAGAAACCATTTATGAGCCGTTTGTACGTGCGACTATGATGGTACCAAATGATTATGTCGGTGCTGTAATGGAATTGTGTCAACGTAAACGTGGTCAATTTATTAATATGGAATACATGGATGATATTCGAGTGAATATTATTTATGAAATTCCATTATCAGAAGTAGTATTTGATTTCTTCGATCAATTAAAATCTAATACTAAAGGCTATGCTTCTTTTGATTATGAATTTATTGATAATAAAGAAAGTGACCTGGTTAAGATGGATATTTTATTAAATGGTGAAAAAGTCGATGCTCTTAGCTTTATCGTGCATAAAGAATTTGCATACGAACGTGGTAAAACTCTTGTCGATAAGTTGAAAACATTAATACCAAGACAACAATTTGAAGTACCAGTACAAGCTGCTGTAGGACAAAAAATTGTCGCGAGAACAAACATTAAATCTATGGGGAAAAATGTATTGTCTAAATGTTATGGCGGAGACATTACACGTAAGAGAAAATTATTAGAAAAACAAAAAGCGGGTAAAGCCAAAATGAAAGCAGTGGGAAATGTAGAAATTCCACAAGATGCTTTCCTTGCAGTACTCAAAATGGATGAAGATTAATAATACTTTAAACTTGGGGCCTTAAATCCGAACGATTTATGCCCCAGTTTTTTATGAAACATCATGTTTTTAAATAGGGAAGTAGGTGAACACAATATGGAAGTGAAAAGTGCATATATACATATCCCCTTCTGTGTAAGAATATGTACGTATTGTGATTTCAATAAATATTTTATTCATAACCAACCAGTTGATGAATACTTAGATTGTTTAATTAAAGAAATGCAATATAGTAAAACGAAGGTGTTAGAAACTGTTTTTGTTGGTGGAGGAACGCCAACGGCACTTAGTTATGAACAACTTAAACGTTTACTTAAAGCTATTACTGATATTTTCGAAATCAAAGGAGAATTTAGTTTTGAAGCAAATCCAGATGAATTGACTTTGGAAAAAGTTCAATTATTAAAGGATTTTGGTGTGAATAGATTATCTATGGGCGTTCAAACTTTTAAACCAGAGCTGCTTGAAATATTAGGAAGAACACATAATACATCTGATATATACCAAGCAGTTACAAATGCGAGAGCCGTAGGTATTCCTTCTATTAGTTTAGATTTAATGTATCACTTACCAAAACAGACCATCGATGATTTTAAAGATAGTTTAGAAAAAGCATTGGCGATGGATATTGATCATATTTCTAGTTATGGTCTTATTTTAGAACCTAAAACTCAATTTTATAATATGTATAAAAAAGGCAAATTGAAAATACCTAATGAAGATATCGGGGAAGAAATGTATGAATATCTTTTAGAACGCATGCAAAGGTCTGAGTTACATCAATATGAGATTTCTAATTTTGGAAAAATGGGTCACGAATCAGAGCATAATAAAGTTTATTGGAAAAATGAAGGTTACTATGGCTTTGGCGCAGGTGCAAGCGGCTATGTTGACGGTGAAAGGTACAGTAACGTTAATCCTGTAAATCACTATATAAAGAAAATAAAGAACAATGAAAGACCTTTGTTAGAGTCCACGAGACCAACAAAAAATGAACAAATGGAAGAAGAAATGTTTTTAGGTTTAAGAATGAACCAAGGTGTCAATAAAGCTAGATTTAAAGAAAAGTTTGATTTATCTATAGATGAAGTATATGGCACAACAATTGAGGATTTACTTAAAAGAGAACTTATTGTAGATAACCAAGGCTTTATTTCAATGACTGAGAGAGGGAAAGTCATCGGAAACCTTGTATTTGAGTCTTTTTTACTAAATGTATAAGTTTTTATTA
Protein-coding sequences here:
- a CDS encoding ComE operon protein 2, producing MDRIKWEEYFMAQSHLLALRSTCERLSVGATIVKDNRIIAGGYNGSVSGEVHCIDEGCLLEDGHCIRTIHAEMNALLQCAKQGVSTDGATIYVTHFPCLNCTKSIIQSGIDTIYYAEDYHNHTYALELLKQAGIEYKKISFDQEHVAQYLLNK
- the lepA gene encoding translation elongation factor 4; this encodes MDKQDRYNRRKNIRNFSIIAHIDHGKSTLADRILENTKSVETRDMQSQLLDSMDLERERGITIKLNAVRLKYEAKDGETYTFHLIDTPGHVDFTYEVSRSLAACEGAILVVDAAQGIEAQTLANVYLALDNDLELLPVINKIDLPAAEPERVKQELEDVIGIDKEDVVLASAKSNIGIEDILEKIVEVVPPPEGDPEAPLKALIFDSEYDPYRGVISSIRVMEGVVKAGDRIKMMATGKEFEVTEVGINTPKQLSVDELTVGDVGYIIASIKNVDDSRVGDTITHAERPAEAPLQGYKKMNPMVFCGLFPIDNKDYNDLREALEKLQLNDASLEFEPESSQALGFGYRTGFLGMLHMEIIQERIEREFGIELIATAPSVIYQCILKSGEEVSVDNPANMPDRDKIETIYEPFVRATMMVPNDYVGAVMELCQRKRGQFINMEYMDDIRVNIIYEIPLSEVVFDFFDQLKSNTKGYASFDYEFIDNKESDLVKMDILLNGEKVDALSFIVHKEFAYERGKTLVDKLKTLIPRQQFEVPVQAAVGQKIVARTNIKSMGKNVLSKCYGGDITRKRKLLEKQKAGKAKMKAVGNVEIPQDAFLAVLKMDED
- the rpsT gene encoding 30S ribosomal protein S20, which translates into the protein MPNIKSAIKRVNTTHTAEERNISQKNEMRTAVKRAHSALESNADNKADLLSFALKKVDKAAQRNLIHDNKAARIKSSLMTAAK
- a CDS encoding DNA internalization-related competence protein ComEC/Rec2; this encodes MIIIVPFIAFGLFYRYYHQTLEFQNDMLSKSLIANAKFITKPVISDNTLSGKLQIDSDYYQYYFKPNRKVKSSDSSELYRRDCKIHGAFKFNGEGISRKLYINIKSFDLSSCKSISMGWMSLVDLHKQYIYKRLVTEHNDDPGKIIALITGDTSKIKDYQLDQIREIGIYHLLAISGTHITALVSIIFYTLTKVRCPLFLIKAIIFILLPIYTIYTGMAPSAIRAVLVALILLLLPKKLYKHSMNVLFGVFILITLISPQLIYNIGFQFSFFITFCILFALPILKDANIVKSMIFVSVIAQLSSSIISAAHFNQIQWIGILANLFFVPFYTFILFPASLIYFASLHFPIKVTIFTKCLNILLLIHDYFVSIFMKFSTLKWFTPELSSFFIAIAVFLIIVALILFVHKHYFLFLLILISIFFILTILPKSNDYRLTMLNVNQGDAILFETDKQESMLIDTGGVLIKKGMKDNHMLSKRKILPTLKKHGLPKINYLIITHPHVDHMGELSYLIGKYQIDHIIINANSFSLEQLKALTLQCKKHKVKLLDFKTFNHIVLSKADIRLLDATIQNSDDLNEHSIITYIQYNKYKMLFMGDASKHNESLLLNKYKLNNLDVLKVGHHGSKTSSSSNFVNIMHPKISLISVGQNNRYKLPSTEVITRLKAIGSKIYMTSLSGEVTITLSNSIQIKSQFGK
- the holA gene encoding DNA polymerase III subunit delta — its product is MSNNIITIYGEVPELIEKKSAEEINNYLNAPKDDFNFVKYNLYEHDLAPVIEESLTMPFFSDKKVVLVQNAYLFTGEKPPKDLNHNIDQLIEFIEKYDGDTLIIFEVYHSKLDERKKLVKTLKKNAQLKKIEQMSEEEIMQWMKKELHENFKDIKQDALDLFIELTGVNFNIVKQELEKLILFLGDRSTINKQDVYQIVNRSLEQNVFLLTDYIQKNKKSNAIQLVNDLIAMKEEPIKLLALITSNYRLFYQSKILSQKGYSGQQIAKTINVHPYRVKLALNQARNYQLENLLNIIDSCAETDYKLKSSYMDKHLILELFILSL
- the hemW gene encoding radical SAM family heme chaperone HemW; protein product: MEVKSAYIHIPFCVRICTYCDFNKYFIHNQPVDEYLDCLIKEMQYSKTKVLETVFVGGGTPTALSYEQLKRLLKAITDIFEIKGEFSFEANPDELTLEKVQLLKDFGVNRLSMGVQTFKPELLEILGRTHNTSDIYQAVTNARAVGIPSISLDLMYHLPKQTIDDFKDSLEKALAMDIDHISSYGLILEPKTQFYNMYKKGKLKIPNEDIGEEMYEYLLERMQRSELHQYEISNFGKMGHESEHNKVYWKNEGYYGFGAGASGYVDGERYSNVNPVNHYIKKIKNNERPLLESTRPTKNEQMEEEMFLGLRMNQGVNKARFKEKFDLSIDEVYGTTIEDLLKRELIVDNQGFISMTERGKVIGNLVFESFLLNV